One Halomonas sp. M4R1S46 genomic window carries:
- a CDS encoding S41 family peptidase translates to MPLRPAGLTAPLRRLSSALVPVVALLSLSLPAVAAAEEDLPVAEIQSFAEVFERIKRAYVEEVDDATLLRNATRGMLSELDPHSTYLDAEAYQSLRESTEGEFGGVGIEVGKRDGQLTVITPIDDTPASRAGLQAQDMILRIDDTPTEGLSLQEAVELMRGEPGTTIRMTIMRQGEDAPRSVEIEREIIRTQSVRHERLAPGYGYLRISQFQSRTGGQVIEALEALTADGPLEGLVLDLRNNPGGVLQAAVDVADTFLDSGLIVYTEGRLADSAMRFSAGRQTAAPAVPLVVLINGGSASAAEIVAGALQDQRRGVVMGTESFGKGSVQQIMPLGDGEALKLTTALYFTPNGRSIQAQGIVPDVEVVRGRLELAEGNGMRVREADLEGHLAGEREGSEADATSDRLRDDYQLGEALNLLKALNVLSQRDVPVTEAPEPAE, encoded by the coding sequence ATGCCCTTACGTCCCGCCGGCCTGACCGCCCCGCTGCGGCGCCTGAGTTCGGCGCTGGTCCCCGTCGTCGCCCTGCTGTCCCTGTCTCTTCCCGCCGTCGCGGCTGCCGAGGAGGATCTCCCGGTGGCCGAGATCCAGTCCTTCGCCGAGGTCTTCGAGCGCATCAAGCGGGCCTATGTGGAGGAGGTCGACGATGCGACCCTGCTGCGCAACGCCACCCGCGGCATGCTCAGCGAGCTGGACCCCCATTCCACCTACCTGGATGCGGAGGCCTACCAGAGCCTGCGCGAGTCCACCGAGGGCGAGTTCGGCGGCGTGGGCATCGAGGTGGGCAAGCGTGACGGCCAACTGACCGTGATCACCCCCATCGACGACACCCCGGCCTCCCGGGCCGGCCTCCAGGCCCAGGACATGATCCTGCGCATCGACGACACCCCCACCGAGGGGCTGTCGCTGCAGGAGGCCGTGGAGCTGATGCGCGGCGAGCCGGGCACCACCATCCGCATGACCATCATGCGCCAGGGCGAGGACGCGCCCCGCAGCGTCGAGATCGAGCGCGAGATCATCCGTACCCAGAGCGTGCGCCATGAGCGGCTGGCGCCCGGCTACGGCTACCTGCGCATCAGCCAGTTCCAGTCCCGCACCGGGGGGCAGGTCATCGAGGCCCTCGAGGCGCTGACCGCGGACGGCCCGCTGGAGGGCCTGGTGCTGGACCTGCGCAACAACCCCGGCGGCGTGCTCCAGGCCGCCGTGGACGTGGCCGATACCTTCCTCGACAGCGGCCTGATCGTCTACACCGAGGGGCGCCTGGCGGACAGCGCGATGCGTTTCTCCGCCGGTCGCCAGACCGCCGCGCCCGCGGTGCCGCTGGTGGTGCTGATCAATGGCGGCAGCGCCTCGGCGGCGGAGATCGTCGCCGGCGCCCTCCAGGACCAGCGGCGGGGCGTGGTGATGGGCACCGAGAGCTTCGGCAAGGGCTCGGTGCAGCAGATCATGCCGCTGGGGGACGGCGAGGCCCTGAAGCTGACCACCGCCCTCTACTTCACGCCCAACGGCCGCTCGATCCAGGCCCAGGGTATCGTCCCGGACGTGGAGGTGGTCCGCGGCCGCCTGGAGCTCGCCGAGGGCAACGGCATGCGCGTGCGCGAGGCCGATCTCGAGGGCCACCTGGCCGGCGAGCGGGAAGGCTCCGAGGCGGACGCGACCAGCGACCGCCTGCGCGACGATTACCAGCTCGGCGAGGCCCTCAACCTGCTCAAGGCGCTGAACGTGCTGAGCCAGCGGGATGTCCCGGTGACCGAGGCCCCCGAGCCGGCCGAGTGA
- a CDS encoding 16S rRNA (uracil(1498)-N(3))-methyltransferase, with the protein MAIKAPRIYVAAALSAGGDVVLPEGAARHVARVLRLGEGAPLVLFDGAGVEAEAVLVEAGRKRVVARVEALHEGRGESPLAVHLGQAVSKGDRMDYAIQKAVELGVAAITPLYTEHGDVRLKGDRAAKKLAHWQAVAASACEQCGRATLPPVHPPLALADWLAGREEALRLVLHPGTPGALDRQATTASAALLIGPEGGLSPAEVEAAGAAGFAALSLGPRILRTETAPVVALTLLQDRFGDL; encoded by the coding sequence ATGGCGATAAAGGCTCCACGTATTTACGTCGCCGCCGCGCTGTCCGCCGGCGGCGACGTCGTCCTGCCCGAGGGGGCCGCGCGCCACGTCGCGCGGGTCCTGCGCCTGGGCGAGGGTGCGCCCCTGGTGCTGTTCGACGGCGCCGGCGTGGAGGCCGAGGCGGTGCTGGTCGAGGCCGGCCGCAAGCGCGTGGTGGCCCGGGTCGAGGCGTTGCACGAGGGCCGCGGCGAGTCGCCGCTGGCGGTGCACCTGGGGCAGGCGGTCTCCAAGGGCGACCGCATGGATTACGCCATCCAGAAGGCCGTGGAGCTGGGGGTGGCCGCCATCACGCCGCTCTACACCGAGCACGGCGACGTGCGCCTCAAGGGCGACCGCGCGGCCAAGAAGCTCGCCCACTGGCAGGCGGTGGCCGCCAGCGCCTGCGAGCAGTGCGGCCGCGCCACCCTGCCGCCGGTGCACCCGCCCCTGGCCCTCGCCGACTGGCTGGCCGGACGCGAGGAGGCCCTGCGCCTGGTGCTGCATCCCGGGACCCCCGGGGCGCTCGACCGCCAGGCCACGACCGCCTCGGCGGCGCTGCTGATCGGCCCCGAGGGCGGCCTCTCCCCGGCCGAGGTGGAGGCCGCCGGTGCCGCCGGCTTCGCGGCCCTCTCCCTCGGCCCGCGCATCCTGCGCACCGAGACCGCCCCGGTGGTCGCGCTGACCCTGCTTCAGGATCGCTTCGGCGACCTGTGA
- the gpmI gene encoding 2,3-bisphosphoglycerate-independent phosphoglycerate mutase has protein sequence MTDASTPTPRPVALIILDGYGYNPDAADNAILAARTPVMDRLWEQQPHALVHTDGRYVGLPDGQMGNSEVGHMNLGAGRIVYQDFTRITKAIEDGDLERNAILTDALDGAATADKAVHLMGLLSPGGVHSHEDHILAMAELAARRGARRIYVHGFLDGRDTPPKSALASLERTNARLAELVGEGNGCVASIIGRYYAMDRDNRWDRVEKAYRLITEGEGEYTAVSAEQGLQEAYSREETDEFVGATAVTVDGRPVAVEDGDAVLFMNFRADRARELTRAFVEDDFAGFERRARPRLAGGSLVTMTQYAADIPAPAAFPPADLPNTLGEVMEQRGLTQLRIAETEKYAHVTFFFSGGREAEYRGETRILVPSPQDVKTYDEKPEMSAVEVTDRLVEAIESGAHDLIVCNYANGDMVGHTGDFAAAVAAIEAVDACVGRVVEAIEKVGGACLITADHGNAEQMVHPETGAAQTAHTTFDVPLIYVGPRPVRLHDDGRLCDLAPTLLTLMNQPVPEEMTGRVLIDDA, from the coding sequence ATGACCGACGCTTCGACCCCGACGCCCCGCCCGGTGGCACTGATCATCCTCGATGGCTACGGCTACAACCCCGACGCCGCCGACAACGCGATCCTGGCGGCACGGACCCCGGTGATGGACCGGCTGTGGGAGCAGCAACCCCACGCCCTGGTGCATACCGATGGGCGTTACGTGGGCCTGCCCGACGGCCAGATGGGCAACTCGGAGGTCGGTCACATGAACCTCGGGGCGGGGCGCATCGTCTATCAGGACTTCACCCGCATCACCAAGGCCATCGAGGACGGCGACCTGGAGCGCAACGCGATCCTCACCGACGCCCTCGATGGCGCCGCCACCGCCGACAAGGCCGTGCACCTGATGGGCCTGCTGTCGCCGGGCGGCGTGCACAGCCACGAGGACCATATCCTGGCCATGGCCGAGCTGGCCGCCCGTCGCGGCGCCCGGCGCATCTACGTGCATGGCTTCCTCGACGGCCGCGACACCCCGCCCAAGAGCGCCCTGGCCTCCCTGGAGCGCACCAACGCCCGCCTCGCCGAACTGGTCGGCGAGGGCAACGGCTGCGTGGCCTCGATCATCGGCCGCTACTATGCCATGGACCGCGACAACCGTTGGGACCGGGTGGAGAAGGCCTACCGGCTGATCACCGAAGGCGAGGGCGAGTACACCGCCGTCAGCGCCGAGCAGGGCCTGCAGGAGGCCTATTCCCGGGAGGAGACCGACGAGTTCGTCGGCGCTACCGCCGTGACCGTCGACGGTCGGCCGGTGGCGGTCGAGGACGGCGACGCGGTGCTGTTCATGAACTTCCGTGCCGACCGCGCCCGGGAACTGACCCGCGCCTTCGTCGAGGACGATTTCGCCGGCTTCGAGCGTCGGGCACGGCCGCGGCTCGCCGGCGGCAGCCTGGTGACCATGACCCAGTACGCCGCTGACATCCCCGCGCCGGCCGCCTTCCCGCCGGCCGACCTGCCCAACACCCTGGGCGAGGTGATGGAGCAGCGCGGCCTCACCCAGCTGCGCATCGCCGAGACCGAGAAGTACGCCCACGTGACCTTCTTCTTCTCCGGTGGTCGCGAGGCGGAGTACCGGGGTGAGACCCGCATCCTGGTGCCCTCGCCCCAGGACGTGAAGACCTACGACGAGAAGCCCGAGATGAGCGCCGTGGAGGTCACCGACCGCCTGGTGGAGGCCATCGAGTCCGGCGCCCACGACCTGATCGTGTGCAACTACGCCAACGGCGACATGGTCGGCCATACCGGTGACTTCGCTGCCGCCGTGGCGGCCATCGAGGCCGTGGACGCCTGCGTCGGCCGCGTCGTCGAGGCCATCGAGAAGGTGGGCGGCGCCTGCCTGATCACCGCCGACCACGGCAACGCCGAACAGATGGTCCATCCCGAGACCGGTGCCGCCCAGACCGCCCACACCACCTTCGACGTGCCGCTGATCTATGTCGGGCCCCGCCCCGTCCGACTGCACGACGACGGCCGGCTGTGCGATCTCGCCCCCACCCTGCTGACCCTGATGAACCAGCCGGTCCCCGAGGAGATGACGGGCCGGGTGCTGATCGACGACGCGTGA
- the secB gene encoding protein-export chaperone SecB: MAEDNNQSGGANGQAAGQQDKPQVQFALQRIYVKDLSFEAPNSPAVFQQPFKPKVGLDLNTTHQKVGEELYEVVIKVTAQVTHSEEGTTSFLAEIEQAGLFRIGGIEGAQLDHTLGAFCPNVLFPYARECIDNLVNRGGFPPLMLAPVNFEAIYAQKKQREAQQQQGEQATQ, from the coding sequence ATGGCGGAAGACAACAACCAGAGCGGCGGCGCCAACGGCCAGGCCGCCGGCCAGCAGGACAAGCCCCAGGTGCAGTTCGCCCTGCAGCGCATCTACGTCAAGGACCTCTCCTTCGAGGCGCCGAACTCCCCCGCGGTGTTCCAGCAGCCGTTCAAGCCGAAGGTCGGCCTGGACCTGAACACCACCCACCAGAAGGTCGGCGAGGAGCTGTACGAGGTGGTGATCAAGGTCACTGCCCAGGTGACCCACAGCGAGGAAGGCACCACCTCCTTCCTGGCCGAGATCGAGCAGGCCGGCCTGTTCCGCATCGGCGGCATCGAGGGCGCGCAGCTGGACCACACCCTGGGCGCCTTCTGCCCCAACGTGCTGTTCCCCTATGCCCGCGAGTGCATCGACAACCTGGTCAACCGTGGCGGCTTCCCCCCGCTGATGCTGGCGCCGGTGAACTTCGAGGCGATCTACGCCCAGAAGAAGCAGCGCGAGGCCCAGCAGCAGCAGGGCGAGCAGGCCACCCAGTAA
- the gshB gene encoding glutathione synthase — translation MSERPLRVGVVMDPIADLSYKKDSSLAMLWAAQDRGWSLYYMEQEDLFLRDGRAHARLSALEVFRDPERWFALGEAAARPLAELDVILMRKDPPVDGHFLNAVHLLGFAEREGVLVVNPTRALLECNEKLFAQQFPQCCAPTLVSCRDTELRTFHAEHGDVILKPLDGMGGSGIFHVLPDGRNLGAIIETLTERGTRQIMAQRYLPEIKAGDTRILLVDGEPVPYGLARVPMAGETRGNLAAGGQGVSRELTDRDRWLIEQVQPMIREKGLMFVGLDVIGDYITEINVTSPTCVREIDDQRDTDIAGLLMNAVEHRLAERARG, via the coding sequence ATGAGCGAACGCCCCCTCAGGGTCGGTGTGGTGATGGATCCCATCGCCGACCTCAGCTACAAGAAGGACTCCAGCCTGGCCATGCTGTGGGCCGCCCAGGATCGTGGCTGGTCGCTGTACTACATGGAGCAGGAGGATCTCTTCCTGCGCGATGGCCGGGCCCATGCCCGCCTCAGCGCACTGGAGGTGTTCCGCGACCCCGAGCGCTGGTTCGCGCTGGGCGAGGCCGCGGCGCGCCCGCTGGCCGAGCTGGACGTCATCCTGATGCGCAAGGACCCGCCGGTGGACGGCCACTTCCTGAATGCCGTGCACCTGCTGGGCTTCGCCGAGCGCGAGGGCGTGCTGGTGGTCAACCCGACCCGCGCCCTGCTGGAGTGCAACGAGAAGCTCTTCGCCCAGCAGTTCCCCCAATGCTGCGCCCCGACCCTGGTGTCCTGCCGGGACACCGAACTGCGGACCTTCCACGCCGAGCATGGCGACGTCATCCTCAAGCCCCTGGACGGCATGGGCGGCAGCGGCATCTTCCACGTCCTCCCCGACGGCCGGAACCTGGGCGCGATCATCGAGACCCTCACCGAGCGGGGCACGCGGCAGATCATGGCCCAGCGCTACCTGCCGGAGATCAAGGCCGGCGACACCCGCATCCTGCTGGTGGACGGCGAGCCGGTGCCCTACGGCCTGGCCCGGGTGCCCATGGCCGGCGAGACCCGCGGCAACCTGGCCGCCGGCGGCCAGGGGGTCAGCCGCGAGCTGACCGACCGCGACCGCTGGCTGATCGAGCAGGTGCAGCCGATGATCCGCGAGAAGGGCCTGATGTTCGTCGGCCTCGACGTGATCGGCGACTACATCACCGAGATCAACGTCACCAGCCCGACCTGCGTGCGCGAGATCGACGACCAGCGCGACACCGATATCGCCGGGCTGTTGATGAATGCCGTCGAACATCGCCTCGCCGAGCGCGCTCGGGGCTGA
- a CDS encoding murein hydrolase activator EnvC family protein — protein MSRPPTGAARWLPLLLWLGLAPALAAPTGEQEARARLDAIGERIQAVTEELSATGRARDAASEALREVETALAETHRRLDVLQAERRSLTREVADLEARREALQAEHDDQLAALGDQLDALYRLGLTPQLKLLLNQDDPARLDRLQTYLNHLAEARHARLDEIARLEAALADNRRTLDARGERLETLARELERRSAELASRMDEREALVAELDQRYASEEARLTALDQDRAHAERVLRRVQERLARLQQPPPSTAIATTRGELPWPVQGEVVSGFGGGRGVHRNGLLIRAAEGAPVEAVHAGRVVFADWMRGFGNLLIIDHGDRVMTLHAHLQHFAVQVGQAVSRGDALGAVGASGGQSAPGLYFEVRRNGEPIDPSGWVARR, from the coding sequence GTGTCGCGCCCACCCACCGGGGCCGCCCGATGGCTGCCCCTGTTACTGTGGCTGGGCCTGGCCCCGGCCCTGGCCGCACCGACCGGGGAGCAGGAGGCCCGGGCGCGGCTCGATGCCATCGGCGAGCGCATCCAGGCGGTGACGGAGGAGCTGTCCGCCACCGGCCGGGCCCGCGACGCGGCCAGCGAGGCGCTGCGCGAGGTCGAGACCGCCCTGGCCGAGACCCATCGTCGGCTGGATGTGCTGCAGGCCGAGCGGCGGAGTCTCACCCGGGAGGTCGCGGACCTGGAGGCGCGCCGCGAGGCGCTCCAGGCGGAGCACGACGACCAGCTGGCCGCCCTCGGCGACCAGCTCGACGCCCTCTATCGCCTGGGCCTCACCCCCCAGCTCAAGCTGCTGCTCAACCAGGACGACCCGGCCCGGCTGGACCGCCTGCAGACCTACCTCAACCATCTCGCCGAGGCCCGCCATGCGCGGCTCGACGAGATCGCCCGGCTGGAGGCGGCACTGGCCGACAACCGCCGGACCCTGGACGCCCGCGGCGAGCGGCTCGAGACCCTGGCCAGAGAGCTGGAGCGGCGCAGCGCCGAACTGGCCTCGCGCATGGACGAGCGCGAGGCCCTGGTGGCCGAGCTCGACCAGCGCTACGCCTCCGAGGAGGCGCGCCTGACGGCGCTCGACCAGGACCGGGCCCACGCCGAGCGCGTGCTGCGCCGGGTGCAGGAGCGCCTGGCAAGGCTGCAGCAACCGCCGCCGTCGACGGCCATCGCCACCACCCGGGGCGAGCTGCCCTGGCCGGTGCAGGGCGAGGTGGTGTCCGGCTTCGGCGGGGGCCGCGGCGTGCATCGCAACGGCCTGCTGATCCGTGCCGCCGAGGGCGCGCCGGTGGAGGCGGTGCACGCCGGCCGGGTGGTGTTCGCCGACTGGATGCGCGGCTTCGGCAACCTGCTGATCATCGACCACGGCGACCGGGTCATGACCCTGCATGCCCATCTCCAGCACTTCGCCGTCCAGGTGGGTCAGGCGGTGTCCCGGGGCGACGCCCTGGGCGCGGTGGGGGCCTCGGGTGGCCAGTCCGCCCCCGGCCTCTACTTCGAGGTACGCCGCAACGGGGAGCCCATCGATCCCAGCGGCTGGGTCGCCCGGCGCTAG
- a CDS encoding TonB family protein, which produces MAAPVSDPIRYAPVTRPHRRWLAVSVSLLLHLAIIGVVASRQFAPSPPERTSLDVVLVSRATEAPVTAEALAEAAQRAAGEVAESPPAEARAAPMETLPDHQAAERAVDPATPAEAETPTRQVNEATPEETAPPAAERPSEDRVTPDPRESAPRPAEAPATPSTTAPSASGRDLLAQATSSIREQGLSADHAGDAAGRPRPAAQQAAEARYIDDWTRRVEDYGNRVHPAPRELDGQLRIRVVIGRDGQVRRAEVIQSSGHAELDQAALDTVHGAAPYRPFDAGMGDLDSLSITRIWRFGEGNHYGVH; this is translated from the coding sequence ATGGCAGCGCCCGTCAGCGACCCCATCCGCTACGCGCCGGTCACTCGCCCCCACCGGCGCTGGCTGGCGGTATCGGTGTCGCTGCTGCTGCACCTGGCGATCATCGGCGTGGTGGCGAGCCGCCAGTTCGCGCCGTCGCCGCCGGAGCGCACCAGCCTCGACGTGGTGCTGGTGAGCCGTGCCACCGAGGCCCCGGTGACGGCCGAGGCGCTGGCCGAGGCCGCCCAGCGGGCCGCCGGCGAGGTCGCCGAGTCGCCCCCGGCCGAGGCCCGGGCCGCGCCGATGGAGACCCTTCCCGACCACCAGGCGGCGGAACGGGCCGTGGATCCCGCCACCCCGGCCGAGGCCGAGACCCCGACCCGCCAGGTCAACGAGGCGACCCCCGAGGAGACCGCGCCTCCCGCCGCCGAGCGGCCCAGCGAGGACCGGGTCACCCCCGACCCGCGGGAGAGCGCGCCCCGGCCCGCCGAGGCCCCCGCCACGCCGTCGACCACGGCGCCCTCCGCCTCGGGCCGCGACCTGCTGGCCCAGGCGACCTCCAGCATCCGCGAGCAGGGCCTGTCCGCCGACCATGCCGGGGACGCCGCCGGGCGGCCGCGACCGGCCGCCCAGCAGGCCGCCGAGGCCCGCTACATCGATGACTGGACCCGACGGGTGGAGGACTACGGCAACCGCGTGCACCCCGCCCCCCGCGAGCTCGACGGCCAGCTGCGGATTCGCGTGGTGATCGGTCGTGACGGTCAGGTTCGCCGGGCAGAGGTGATACAATCCTCGGGACATGCCGAGCTCGACCAGGCGGCGCTGGACACCGTCCATGGCGCCGCGCCCTATCGTCCCTTCGATGCGGGCATGGGCGACCTGGACAGCCTGTCCATCACCCGTATCTGGCGGTTCGGCGAAGGCAACCACTACGGCGTGCACTAA
- a CDS encoding YqgE/AlgH family protein — translation MQSLKNHFLMAMPHLEDPNFAGTLSYLCDHDDNGTMGVIVNRPLELTLDALFEQLELEAGQSPHLNAPVYYGGPVHKDRGFILHRGDSEAWDSSLQVADDIALTTSLDILQALAAGRGPERFLVCLGCAGWESGQLEAELKDNAWLTVEGRPDILFDVPPEQRLGASANLLGIDLNLMTREAGHS, via the coding sequence ATGCAAAGCTTGAAAAACCACTTCCTGATGGCGATGCCGCACCTGGAAGACCCCAATTTCGCCGGCACCCTCAGCTATCTCTGCGACCACGACGACAACGGCACCATGGGTGTGATCGTCAATCGGCCCCTGGAGCTGACCCTGGACGCCCTGTTCGAGCAGCTCGAGCTGGAGGCCGGCCAGAGCCCCCACCTCAATGCCCCGGTCTACTATGGCGGCCCGGTGCACAAGGATCGCGGCTTCATCCTCCACCGCGGCGACAGCGAGGCCTGGGACTCCAGCCTCCAGGTGGCCGACGACATCGCCTTGACCACCTCCCTGGATATCCTCCAGGCGCTGGCCGCCGGGCGCGGCCCCGAGCGGTTCCTGGTCTGTCTCGGCTGCGCCGGCTGGGAGTCCGGCCAGCTCGAGGCCGAGCTCAAGGACAACGCCTGGCTGACCGTGGAGGGACGTCCCGACATCCTCTTCGACGTGCCGCCGGAGCAGCGCCTGGGCGCCAGCGCCAACCTGCTGGGCATCGACCTGAACCTGATGACCCGCGAGGCAGGACATAGTTAA
- a CDS encoding S1 RNA-binding domain-containing protein has product MRRAREPKAGIGEVAYLPVVTVNDTGAFLDWGHARDLLLPYGEQRFRPSVGKRVLVMIREDDRGRPVATQRLDRYLSDHAEGLAAGAAVELVIAEQTDLGYKAVVDHRFWGLLYRDDVTRPLRRGQRLEGHVKRVRDDGRLDLSLLPPGPARLDVVGEAVLKALRESGGYLPLSDASPAAAIKARLGVSKNAFKQAIGRLYKQRRIVIEAGGIRFVPGGDQG; this is encoded by the coding sequence ATGCGCCGCGCCCGTGAGCCCAAGGCGGGCATCGGCGAGGTGGCCTACCTGCCGGTGGTGACGGTCAACGACACCGGCGCCTTCCTCGACTGGGGGCACGCCCGAGACCTGCTGCTGCCCTACGGCGAGCAGCGCTTCCGGCCCTCGGTGGGCAAGCGGGTGCTGGTGATGATCCGCGAGGACGACCGTGGCCGGCCGGTCGCCACCCAGCGGCTCGACCGCTACCTGTCCGATCATGCCGAAGGACTCGCCGCCGGCGCCGCCGTGGAGCTGGTCATCGCCGAGCAGACCGACCTGGGCTACAAGGCGGTGGTCGACCATCGCTTCTGGGGGCTGCTCTATCGTGACGACGTGACTCGGCCGCTGCGCCGCGGCCAGCGCCTGGAAGGCCACGTGAAGCGGGTGCGCGACGACGGCCGGCTGGACCTGTCGCTGCTGCCGCCGGGGCCGGCGCGCCTCGACGTGGTGGGCGAGGCGGTGCTCAAGGCGCTGCGCGAGAGCGGCGGCTACCTGCCGCTCTCCGACGCCAGCCCGGCTGCGGCCATCAAGGCGCGCCTCGGGGTCAGCAAGAACGCCTTCAAGCAGGCCATCGGCCGGCTCTACAAGCAGCGCCGCATCGTCATCGAGGCCGGCGGCATCCGCTTCGTTCCCGGTGGCGACCAAGGCTGA
- the ruvX gene encoding Holliday junction resolvase RuvX, with protein MAEPGQRLILSFDFGTRRIGVAVGNELTRSARALEPLPARDGIPDWARVARLVDEWRPDLFVVGLPVNMDGSESVMSTRARKFGKRLCGRYGIPCEMADERGSTREAKSIAREAGHRGNYRDESVDGLAAVLILEAWLARAEGLPPRP; from the coding sequence ATGGCTGAACCGGGTCAGCGCCTGATCCTGAGCTTCGATTTCGGCACCCGGCGCATCGGCGTGGCGGTGGGCAACGAGCTGACCCGCAGCGCCCGCGCCCTGGAGCCCCTGCCGGCCCGCGATGGCATCCCCGACTGGGCCCGGGTGGCGCGGCTGGTGGACGAGTGGCGACCGGACCTGTTCGTGGTCGGCCTGCCGGTCAACATGGACGGCAGCGAGAGCGTGATGAGCACCCGGGCGCGCAAGTTCGGCAAGCGGCTGTGCGGCCGCTACGGCATCCCCTGCGAGATGGCCGATGAGCGGGGGTCCACCCGCGAGGCCAAGAGCATTGCCCGGGAGGCCGGCCACCGCGGCAACTACCGCGACGAGAGCGTCGACGGCCTGGCCGCGGTGCTGATCCTCGAGGCCTGGCTGGCCCGGGCCGAGGGGCTGCCGCCCCGTCCCTGA
- a CDS encoding rhodanese-like domain-containing protein, protein MIDQLFEFVQNHPLLVGAFLLVLVAWILYEVRNSTASGVSASEATQLVNREDAVVLDIRESGDFKAGHIAGARNIPQSRLDERMSELDKFKSKPIIVVCKHGQSSGAALAKLTKAGFERVFKLRGGMTQWQADSLPVVKK, encoded by the coding sequence ATGATCGATCAGCTGTTCGAATTCGTGCAGAACCATCCGCTGCTGGTGGGCGCCTTCCTGCTGGTGCTGGTTGCCTGGATCCTCTACGAGGTCCGCAACAGCACCGCCAGCGGCGTGTCCGCCAGCGAGGCCACCCAGCTGGTCAATCGCGAGGATGCCGTGGTGCTCGATATCCGCGAGTCCGGCGACTTCAAGGCCGGCCATATCGCCGGCGCCCGCAACATTCCCCAGAGCCGGCTCGACGAGCGCATGAGCGAGCTCGACAAGTTCAAGAGCAAGCCGATCATCGTGGTCTGCAAGCACGGACAGAGCTCCGGCGCCGCCCTGGCCAAGCTGACCAAGGCCGGCTTCGAGCGCGTCTTCAAGCTCCGGGGCGGCATGACCCAGTGGCAGGCCGACAGCCTGCCGGTGGTCAAGAAGTAA
- a CDS encoding UbiH/UbiF/VisC/COQ6 family ubiquinone biosynthesis hydroxylase — protein sequence MSTPRQEDVPALAGEVIIVGGGMVGATLACLLGQAGVPVTLLDAREGPLDAAAAGRGQPGLRVSALTPVSQRLLDGLGAWSWMRARRVTPYRHMQVWDAEGTGEVNFSADQAGLPVLGHIVENDVVVAALEARLAALPTVRRRFGARVTGLEATDRGREVVLAGGERLAAPLVVAADGARSPLRELAGIEVEAHDTGHAAVVTTVRTARAHGGVARQAFLAEGPLAFLPLTLDDDAGYCSIVWSTSPEEAMRLTDLSAEALGQALETAIEGRLGVVTVIDRAQAVPLTQRHARRYVLPGLALVGDAAHSIHPLAGQGVNLGLMDVAVLAEELLEGRRRGVAPGCEAWLARYARRRRGDNAAMLKLMDGFRLLFGTRHPALTLARNLGLVGVDRLAPLKRLLMQQATGRRGRLPASCR from the coding sequence ATGAGCACACCGCGACAGGAAGACGTTCCCGCGCTAGCGGGCGAGGTGATCATCGTCGGCGGCGGGATGGTCGGCGCGACCCTGGCCTGCCTGCTCGGCCAGGCGGGCGTGCCGGTGACCCTGCTGGACGCCCGGGAGGGGCCCCTCGATGCCGCCGCGGCGGGGCGCGGCCAGCCCGGCCTGCGGGTCAGCGCCCTGACCCCGGTGTCCCAGCGGCTGCTCGACGGGCTGGGTGCCTGGTCGTGGATGCGTGCGCGCCGCGTCACCCCCTATCGCCACATGCAGGTGTGGGACGCCGAGGGCACCGGCGAGGTGAACTTCTCCGCCGACCAGGCGGGGCTGCCGGTGCTGGGCCATATCGTCGAGAACGACGTGGTGGTGGCGGCCCTGGAGGCTCGCCTGGCCGCACTGCCGACGGTGCGGCGGCGTTTCGGGGCCCGGGTGACCGGCCTGGAGGCCACGGACCGCGGGCGAGAGGTGGTGCTGGCCGGGGGCGAGCGGCTGGCCGCGCCGCTGGTGGTGGCCGCCGACGGGGCCCGTTCGCCGCTGCGCGAGCTGGCCGGCATCGAGGTCGAGGCCCATGACACCGGCCACGCGGCGGTGGTCACCACGGTGCGTACCGCCCGTGCCCATGGCGGCGTGGCCCGCCAGGCCTTCCTGGCCGAGGGGCCGCTGGCCTTCCTGCCACTGACCCTGGACGACGATGCCGGCTACTGCTCCATCGTCTGGTCGACCTCCCCCGAGGAGGCCATGCGGCTGACCGACCTCTCCGCCGAGGCCCTGGGCCAGGCACTGGAGACGGCGATCGAGGGACGGCTCGGGGTGGTGACGGTGATCGACCGCGCCCAGGCCGTGCCGCTGACCCAGCGGCATGCCCGGCGCTATGTGCTGCCGGGGCTGGCGCTGGTGGGAGATGCCGCCCACAGCATCCACCCCCTGGCCGGCCAGGGGGTCAACCTGGGGCTGATGGATGTCGCGGTGCTGGCCGAGGAACTACTCGAGGGCCGCCGACGGGGCGTGGCCCCCGGCTGCGAGGCCTGGCTGGCCCGCTATGCCCGGCGGCGGCGCGGCGACAACGCCGCCATGCTCAAGCTGATGGATGGCTTCCGGCTGCTGTTCGGCACTCGCCACCCGGCGCTGACCCTGGCCCGCAACCTGGGCCTCGTCGGGGTCGATCGGCTGGCCCCGCTCAAGCGACTGCTGATGCAGCAGGCCACCGGTCGCCGTGGTCGCCTGCCGGCCTCCTGCCGCTAG